From Acinonyx jubatus isolate Ajub_Pintada_27869175 chromosome E2, VMU_Ajub_asm_v1.0, whole genome shotgun sequence:
ACATGGAGTTAGCAAGGTTGAGTGCTGGTGGAAGCATCCGGGAGCAGCAGTGGGTGCTCTTGGTCCCTGGTCCTTTTCCTGCGATCCCGCCACACTTAGCTTGGCCCCATGTAGCCTTTTCTCCGGTTTGTCCCCAACAGAGTCACCTAGGGGAAGCCCTTCCCCCGGAGATGGTCACAAGACTGTACGATGGCATGCGGAGGCTCGACCTGCCGGGGAAGGCGAAGGGGCCCAGCGAGAGCGTCTCCCGGGAGCAGTTCACAATGTTCATGTCCCACTTGCTAAAGGGAAGCTCCGAGGAGAAGAGTCTTGTGATCATGAAAATGATTTCTGCCACAGAAGGTCCCGTGAAAGTGAGAGAAGTCCAGAAGGTAGTGAGGCCGCGAGACCCTTTAGGAGGTTTCATATCCTCACCTGGGGGCTTAGGATGAGGGTGGGACACAGGGAGATGTCCCCCAGGGGGGACCCTGGTGAGGTCAGGACCCTGGACAGAGGCCTTGGTGAGCCGGAGTGTGAATGCCCTTTGTGTGATCTCCTCCCACCCTGTGGCCCATGATAGTCGGCATTGAAAAGATAAACGCCCTTCCCTGTGCTGATAGGAGGTAGGTCATGGGTCAGGGTGGAAATGTTACTCATGGTAAAACTGTGGTCTTGCAGTTCACGGAGGATCTGGTTGGCTCTGTAGTGCACGTGCTAAACTACAGACAGGAGCTGAGAGGCTGGACCCAGAAGAGGGGCCCGGGCCCCCCGCCCGGGGTGCAGGTGCTGGCAGCCCAGCTCTTCTCCGAGATGGAACTCCGAGGCAAGTGGCCCGTGCGCTCGCCCACTGACGCCTTGGCGCCTAGACTGGTACCCCGCGGTCTCAGTTACTGTAGCTTTGTCGTGAAGCTTTGAAATCCATAAACATGAGTCCTCCAGCTCTGTTCTGGATTATCTTCTGGGCTGGCCGTAAAACGTGCCTCGATAGATTTGAAAGGATTGAAATCCTACAAAGTATGTTCTGCAACCACGATGGGATGAACCAGAGGCATTTGGGAAATTCACAAGCAGGCAGAAATTAACATAATTGTTTCtactgtttccttttattctgcAAGGTCAGCAGTGatgtccccactttcatttctgatctcAGTCATTTGAGGCTGTTGATTTTTCTCGATCAGTCTAGCTGAAGGTCTCTCGGTTTTTGGTGGATGTTTTCAGAGAGCCCACTTTTGATACAGTtggttttctctgtgtgtttcttccttcctttgtctctaTCCTAGTCTTTCTTTCTCGGGGCTTCAGATTTAGTTTGGTCTAGTTTCTTTAGCTCCCTAAGGTTGAAGTTTAGGTTATTGATTCGagatctctcttctttttcaatataggCATTTACAGCTAtacatttccctctaagcactgctttagctgaaTCCCATAAGTTTCGgtacatgttgtgtgtgtgttcatttctcttggtaTTTTCTAACTTCTCTTTGATTCCTCCTTTGTTTGGTCTCTTGCTTGCTTAGATGTGTGTTATTTGACTTCTACATGTTTGTGGATTTCCCAAATCACCTCCTGTTACTGATTtgtaatttcattccattgtggttgAAGAACGTACTCAGTATGATTTCAGCCCTTTTAAATTTACCGAGGCATGCTTTACACACTAGTTTATATGCAGACTATTCCAGAGAATGtgccatgtgcacttgagaatcATGTATATTCTATTCCCGTTGGATGAGAAACCATATGTGTTTGAATTCACTTgggatttaaaaatactttttttggtTTGGTCTACTTCAAATGAATCCCAATTCATGCAAATGAATCCCTTGGCAAAGtagatttgttttataaaagcattcttttattataaagctggattttaaaactcattttggaAACAGGTCATATTTCAAAAACCAAGTGGTGAAATTTGGAACTTGGACAGAAGAAGAACAATACGTATAAAATATCAGTGGTCTGTCTTCTGTTACCACCACCATAGCGCCTCCATTCTTCGTGGATAAGAGATATAAAACAGGACTGTAGATAGATGTGAAGCATAATTCAGAGTTCATGAAACCCGTTCTTTCCAGAtaaactggggtggggggtgtccagTAAGTTACCCAGCCACTACCCTGACTTGCCTGGAGAACATCACACTTGGAAAGCTCTGCCAACTGGCTGTGTTGAGTAGAGGCCCTCAGAGAGCGGCTTTTGGTGTGGCTGTCTCCGGAACACCCGCTGGAGGGCTTTGGGGCTGGGCCCACGGGTGAGCCTGGCTGACTCCTGGGCCTCTGAAGCGCAGCTTGCAGAGGAGAGAAGGTGCGGCTGTCAGATGGTCAAGATCACTGCCGTCCAATAAAAATGGAATGCAGGCACTGATGCGAGCCACACGTGAAACTGTAAATCTTCCAGTAGCCACgttgaaagaggaaaaagaaacaggggaGTTACTTTTCACGTGTCCAGAGTATACTCTAACATCAGCGGCCACCATAAAAGGTGATGGGgtatcttacatttctttttgcaTACCAAATCTTTGGAATCGGGCGCATTTTGCACTAACCGCACAGCTCTGTCCAAATGAGCGTCACGGCAGGTGCTCTGATGGGGGTCGTGGATGTCAGCTGATGCGATGGCCCCACTggttgtgtctccccctcccctaggCAGCGAGGAGCTTCCGGGGCCTCAGCAGCTGGACCGTGACTGTGACCGAGCCGTGATCGAGGACTGGGTGTTCAGGGCCCCCCACGTGGCCACGTTCCTGAGCGTGGTCATCCACAGAGGCTTTCTCCTCCCGCGCTTGTCCCTCGATCTGGCCCCCCTGGTCCCTGAGCGTCACGTGGACCAGGAGAGGGTGTTTCAGAGCATCCTGGACGTGCCGTCGGTCATCTACGTCAACGCCCACCTGCCCAGGGAGCAGCGGCACCGCTGGCACCTGCTCTTCTCTTCTGAGCTCCACGGGCACAGCTTCGCCCAGCTCTGTGGGCGCATCACCCACCAGGGCCCCTGCGTGCTGTTGCTCGAGGACCGTGATGGCCACGTGTTCGGTGGGTTTGCGTCCTGCTCCTGGGAGGTCAAGCCTCAGTTTCAAGGTGAGATTTGGCCCCCCAAAACCGCAGGCAGTAGCACGGGGTTTGTTGAGACTTCCGGCCTCGCGGTTGCTGCCTCGGGACCCCCGAGCCGAGCAGGGCGTGAGCGGGGCTTTCTTCTGTGTCCTCCAAGTGCGGTTCTGGATGTGGTCAGGAGAAAGGAGACGCTGCCTCATGTGGTCTGGTGCTTCCTGGGTTTCTTCTGTGATTCTGgcagcagaggaaggcagagaggacagGGATCCCGACCCCGGATTCAGGCCAGGCGGCAGTGGCCCAGCATTAATAAACCGCGCCGGGTCCGGGCCATGGGGAGGCTGGGGGCTTGGGCTGCTCCTGTCCGACGGGTGTCTCCTCCACGGGCCGCCCCCCTTCCTGGACAGCCTGTCCCCTGCCCGTGCGTCTGCGTTGCTGcttctgtctttcccttctgCCCGGGGTTTTCAGTCTTGTGACTTTGTTGTAATTCGAACGCTCTTATGTGACTTTCCGTGCACTGGATGGCGgtcttttaaggaaatttttcCGCTTCCGTAAAGAAAAGTGCtctgagaaacatttttaaaggaccGTTCATCTCCTGGGCAGCAGGCTGCTCACACACTCAGAAGTGATGTCCCTGCGTGAGCCCCGGCATGTGGCCCCGGAGGGTCTCCTCGGCTGTGAAACGGGCCTTCCCTGGAGGTTCTGGGAGACCCGATACAGCCCTGTCCTCACGCCCAGGAGCCAAATGGTTAATACCGGCCCTGAACAGGTCCTTAGACATGACAGACGGGGTGGAAAGGCAGTCCCTTGGGGACAGGGATTGCGTGTCTGAACTAGGTCATCTGTTCGTCCCCAGCCTTCTCTCCATGCCACTCTCTGGGAGCCTCCTGACCAGCCCCCGGGTTTCCCTCTCACCTTCCGGTCCATCCATCGTGTCCCAGCGTGTCTGACATGCTGCCCTTCCACTGAGACCCTGAACACTGCCCATAGGAGGTCGCCTCTTCTCTCCAGCCTCCTGACCCGCGCCTGTCCCCTGGTGCTTTGTGTGCAGTCTCCCCGGACCCCCTGCAAGCGGCACCCTCCCATCCTCTGATTCAGCACAcgcttctcttcctctccccccgaCCTGTTGGCATGGCCTCCTCGTTGGGACTCAGCGCaaggtcacctcctccaggaagccttcccaaaCGTGGGAGGGCCATGTGCTCCCTGCGCATCCTCTGTCACACTGCACACCTCTGCACACCTTCCTACACTCCGCGAGCTTCTGCAGGCCAGGACGTCGTGTCCAGGTGGCACAGCTGCCATTACTGGGTGGGTGGAAGTAGCTGAATCCCTGAGATCCTTTTTGTTCTAGGATTTGCTTCTCTCTGGGTTTCAGAATGTCCTAGATCTTGAATCCCGTTGCTGCCACCAGCCCTTCTCCACTGTGTCCGGGACCCCCAAGACTGCCCACGTGTCAGTGACTCCCTCGGAGCACCTGCAGGTCTCAGGCTACGGTCCCCCTCGTGGCCGTGATTTATTACAGCAAGAGGACACGGGGCAAGGTCGGCAAAGGGACAGGGGCCAGCTTCCAGAGCCCTCTCCCCGGGGTCACACGGGACATGCTCAATTCCCCAGCAATGAGGCATGAGAGCACATGTGAGGTGCCGTCCACCAGGGCTGCTCGGTAGGGACTCAGCGCCCCGGGTTTTATCGGGGGCCGGTCACATGAGCGCCCTCTGCCTGGCACGTGCCCAAATCCCAGAGTCCCGGGACGAAAGCAGGTGCTCGGCCTCAACTACACCATTTGCACAAAAGTGTCGGCCCAGGGAGCCGCTCTCGCCAGCTCTGGGAGCGGGGGACCCTCCAAGCCCCCAGATGGCGGCTGAGCGACCCTTCTGGGGGCCACAGTCTCAGCCCTGCTGCGTTAGCTCACCTCTTGTCCCCACCCTCCTTGTCACCGTGTCTGGGGGAACAAATGGGGCATCctccccccgcccggccccgctcAAGGCCTTGGGGGAGTGACAGGTGCTGTCCGCACGGTTGGGGGCTCGGCCTCAGCATTTGGAAGAACACGCCTGCGAGTCGCGTGGACTtccgcccctcccagcccctttgGCATTATCTCCACGCTGTTTCTGCTGGTTTTAACGTTTTATTAGCGAGCGGGCTTAGTCTTCGGTAAGAACGGTGGAAAAACGCCAGCTCCCAACTTTCCAACCCCAGTCCGTGCTGTTCCGAGACGTGAGGGCAGAGGTCCGGCAGAGGGCAGCCTCGCGTCCCAGACACAGGTCAGGTTCAGCACAGGAGCTGCCCTAACTCCTTGACGTTGCGGGCCTGACGTGTCGTAGCAGCTGCTGAGTCGCTTCTGTTTTGCTTACGTTTCTGTGGTGCGGTGGACAGACCGGCGGCTTTGGGCTGAGCAAACGGTCTCCCCggtgctgggctgggggctcGCCTTCCCCGGCCTGGGCTCCCCGGCACCGATGAACGGGTGCTGCGCGGAAAGGCTGCCTGTGAGCGCCGCAGGTGGTGGCAGGTGCTGAACCCATGGCTGTCCCTTGGGTAGCGGGTATTGCTGACATGACCTAGATGAGCCTTCTCTGGTGGCTTGACGGCTTTACAGCCGATAATGACTCTTTGGACCCTCGCCCCTAGGAAGGGAGCACCCACATGGCCCTCCCAACACGGCCCTCCCCGTGAAAGCACACCCAGATGCCCTCGAAGGAGGGCCCCTGCCGCCGACCATGTGCACTTGGTGGGCCTGTCGCCTCGCTTAGCATCTGGGACCAAGGAAGTGTTGGTGGAAAGCCAGCCTTCGGGTTGCAGGACAAAGTGATGCTTGCACGGGCACCCGGGGCAGCAGGGTGGGATCAGGCAGTTCATCGGCCCAAAAACACCCCGGCCTTCTGGGGCTACATAAGCCCGTGGACTCAAGCCGGAGTCTTTCACCTGGAGTAAAGCCCTCTGTCCTGTGGCCCCAGGCTCATCTGTCTTGTCCTCTGACCCCGGCGCTCACAAACCCCGCAGTGTGGCCAGGGGCCCCTCGGTTCCCTGCCTGCCCATGTCTTGTCCCAGCACGGggtccctcctccaggaagtgcTTTCTCTCAGCCGCCTCTGGTTCAGGATGTCCCTCGTGACCTTGGGTCCACCCCCCTCTCCTCGTGGATCTCTCTGGATTGGAGGCCCGAGGGTTTCCTGCCCAGACTCTGCCAGCTGAGgtatccccccccaccccgccccgcagAGCCCTCTGGGACTCGAACCCCCTTTCATATCCATCATCAGCATTCATGCTGCCGGACTGCTCCTTCCCACCTTGCGAGTGGCCCGACCCCCCAAAGTACTGGCAGCTGGTTGTTGAGTTTCTTGTACAGGTGATTTGATATCAGGTGCCTTCATGATGTCCCCGGGGAGCCAGGCCTCAGGGCCGCGTTCTCACAACTGTGGGGAGTATCCCCTGTTTGGTCTCCACCCAGGGAGGTCCCTGCCCCCCTACCCCTGCCCGTGGCCTCCATCCCTGTTCGTGGTGCTGATGGTGCTGGTGGAGAGGAAATTGCTGAGGGCAGGGGGGAGTCCCTGAGCCTTAGGATGCTGGTCATTTCCAGAGTGTTGACCACCGCCTTCCCTGAGGAGCACACACACGTCCACACTCGTGCCCGGAGGGCAGGCAGAGGGTCGCGGCTGCCCGtgtgttccctttcctttctggccGCAAGTGCCCCGGGGGCCGCTGTGCATCTGCAGACTTTCTCCCCCGGGAGGACGCATTCCTTCAGGCTGGGGACACATCCACTCAGTGTCACGTGCCCACTGGAGGGGGCTGTGCTGGCGAGGCTCCAGCGTGAAGGGGAGACTGCTCTTTTGACTTGAGTGCCCTCGGTGGGCGAGCAGCAGCCGATTCCCCTTCTGTCTTCCTTGGTGAGAGCTGGAAGGTGTCCCCAGCAAGCCACTGGTacactcaccaccaccacccccacccctgccctgagcTCACCTCTGGGTGCCCAGggtggggggttggtggggggacAGCGAGAAGGCCCGGCCTCTGCGGGGTCTGGGACCTGCCCACTGACCCCTGGTGGCCACAGTCCCGGTGTGCGGTGAGCTCCGGGGGCATAGGAAGACCTGTGTGCAGAGTTTGCCTTGTGAGCTGTGGCTTGTTTGTGGTCCCTGCTTGTCCTGGTGCCCAGCTCACATTGGTGACCCTGCTTGTCCACACCCTGCTCACTTTCAGGGGACGACAGGTGCTTCCTGTTCTCCACCTCCCCCCGTATGGCTGTGTATACCTCCACGGGCTACAACGACCACTACATGTACCTGAATCACGGGCAGCAGACGATCCCAAACGGCCTGGTAAGGACTTGAGGAGAGCAGGGGACATGCCACCTTGGTGCTGTCCTTCCTGCAGCGGGGCCAGTCCCGACGTGCCCAGGCCAACGCTCTCCCCGCGAGCCAGGGGAGCCGTATGCGCTGGGTTGCGTGCGTGGGCCGTGTTCATTCTGCGCGGGTCTCCGTGCTGGCGTGACAGCTGGGACGGAAGTCTGGAAGTCTCTCCTGCAAGGTCGGGGTGTGTGTCAGTGGCTGGTGTGCAAACGGTGGACGCGGCCAGTTTTCCCGGGGTCAGCTGGCCAGCCTGTGGCCTTTGTGGCTGGcgatgagctgggggaggggcacgccCCGACCTGGGTCCCGCCCCGGACCCATCGGGCGTTGTCAGTGGGCGACTCACAAAACCGGGTCTCCAGTCAGGGTGAACACACCTCCTATCTGCTCTGTGCCGCGGCCCGAGACTCAGCCACGGGAGGAAGACGGTGGGGGTGAAGGccaagggtgggtggggggagtgggagcTGGGTCGGGTGCCCACCAACGGGCCCCCACCTGTACCTGTGAGCCAGCTTGGTTCGCGTGACAAACGGGTCCCCTGCCAGCTCCCCAGcctgtctcttttctctgcttcttaacACAAAGCAGCTTTCGGGAAACTCCAGCTCTGTGCTCGCAGGTCCACCTTGTCCCGACGGAGACGGCCCCCGTGTTCCTTCCCAGGCTGCTGCAGGGCCCCCGCGGGGCCGCCTGAGGACCCTGGAAAGGGCAGTTGGGTGGTCTCCGGAGCAGCACCCAGTGGGTCCTCAGTAATCAGCCCGAGAGAGAGGCAGCCCTGAGAGTCGGCAGCTCCTGCTGTGGTCTCTCGCTCAACTTCAGTCGCCCGCCACCAGGGGCGCCAGAGGGCGGAGGTGGCAGGGACGTCAGGGAAGGTCATCCGGGAGGCTGACGGGCAGTTCGGTCCCCGGCCACCTGCTGAGCGTGACCACGTGGCGGCGGGCGGGGATCGCCCCGGGTCTGCTTCCTATGTCTGGTCCCTGCGGTCGCCCGCACCCGGTAGGCGACGGGCAGTGTCCCGGTCTGAGCGAGCCAGGCACCTGTCCAGGGGTCCGGACGCGGGTTTTCCAACCTCGGGATCCGTGCTGACCTCGCGCCTCCTCCTTTCGCGGTTGGGGTCTCGGGGCCGTGGCCTCAGGTTTTGGCCTGCTCTGCTGTCACTGGTGCCCCCGGCCGGCGCGGCCCCGGGAGGAGGCGCCGTGATGACCGTCTTAGCGGCTTGGGACGGGTGCCGGGATGCTGAAATTGCCGCGCTGTGTGTGAGTTTCGCAGTTAAAAAAAGGCGGAGGAATAACCGCATCCGCCTCTGAGCCGCCTGGTCTCCGTCTGCGGCTTAAGGCAGGGGCGGGCGGGGCGTCGGACGGAGGAGGCGCTGACGCtcggcccccaccccccgcagggCATGGGCGGACAGCACAATTACTTTGGGCTGTGGGTTGATGTCGATTTCGGGAAAGGACACAGCAAGGCCAAGCCCAAGTGCACCACGTACCACAGCCCTCAGCTGTCCGCCCAGGAGGACTTCCGGTTTGAGAAGATGGAGGTGTGGGCAGTGGGCGAGGCGCCGGGCTCGCAGCAGGTGAGCGCGGGTCGTCGCTCCGCGGGCCGTCTCTCCGCTCACGGCGTCTCTGCCCtccgtgttctgtctctcccctctccgCGTGTCGCGTGTCGTCTCTCCCCGGGTCGTCTCTCCTCTCCCCGCGTCTCTGCCCTCCGTGTGCTGTCTCTCCCCTTTCCACGTGTCGCATGTCATCTCTCCGTGGGCCATCTCTCCTCTCTCCGCGTGTCGCCTGTCTCTCCGCGTCTCTGCTCTCTGCATGTCGCCTGTCGTCTCTCCGTGTGCTGTCTGTCCGCTCTCTGCGCGCTGCCCCTGTGCTCCTGCATCTGGAGGCGGTTTATCCGGAACTCATTCCCAGCGGCTGCTGCTGGACCGAGAGATGCCCGCGGGTGAAGGGCAGAGCTCGGAGTCCTGTCGGGCTCCGTGGGGTTTGGTGGAGGAAACCGGTTCTGGAACAGGGCCCCGCCCCAGGTGGGAACCCGGGCGGGTGCACAGCCCGTCTGCAAG
This genomic window contains:
- the MEAK7 gene encoding MTOR-associated protein MEAK7 isoform X2, translated to MGNSRSQSGPRFCSQFLPVEQAEIDGLFDALSSEKQRPDTSPRSFSLRAVKSHLGEALPPEMVTRLYDGMRRLDLPGKAKGPSESVSREQFTMFMSHLLKGSSEEKSLVIMKMISATEGPVKVREVQKFTEDLVGSVVHVLNYRQELRGWTQKRGPGPPPGVQVLAAQLFSEMELRGNEELPGPQQLDRDCDRAVIEDWVFRAPHVATFLSVVIHRGFLLPRLSLDLAPLVPERHVDQERVFQSILDVPSVIYVNAHLPREQRHRWHLLFSSELHGHSFAQLCGRITHQGPCVLLLEDRDGHVFGGFASCSWEVKPQFQGDDRCFLFSTSPRMAVYTSTGYNDHYMYLNHGQQTIPNGLAQRNRSILAVDPEAQALLEIIGRPRHSQGLQDVPEDE
- the MEAK7 gene encoding MTOR-associated protein MEAK7 isoform X1 produces the protein MGNSRSQSGPRFCSQFLPVEQAEIDGLFDALSSEKQRPDTSPRSFSLRAVKSHLGEALPPEMVTRLYDGMRRLDLPGKAKGPSESVSREQFTMFMSHLLKGSSEEKSLVIMKMISATEGPVKVREVQKFTEDLVGSVVHVLNYRQELRGWTQKRGPGPPPGVQVLAAQLFSEMELRGNEELPGPQQLDRDCDRAVIEDWVFRAPHVATFLSVVIHRGFLLPRLSLDLAPLVPERHVDQERVFQSILDVPSVIYVNAHLPREQRHRWHLLFSSELHGHSFAQLCGRITHQGPCVLLLEDRDGHVFGGFASCSWEVKPQFQGDDRCFLFSTSPRMAVYTSTGYNDHYMYLNHGQQTIPNGLGMGGQHNYFGLWVDVDFGKGHSKAKPKCTTYHSPQLSAQEDFRFEKMEVWAVGEAPGSQQAQRNRSILAVDPEAQALLEIIGRPRHSQGLQDVPEDE